One genomic region from Leptolyngbyaceae cyanobacterium JSC-12 encodes:
- a CDS encoding Protein of unknown function (DUF2993) (IMG reference gene:2510096892~PFAM: Protein of unknown function (DUF2993)): protein MVGSHSAGKTDMFGSFTANSSGTDFGERMLNSVASQSIRHLFSECESVDVVIRCNPSSKLLQGSIDSFRMSGRNLIIRRDFLVEEMSFETDAVAIDFSSLLSGKIRLRQPTQAVAQVTLTQAGINHAFTAELVKKRMQNLDNPELMQFSGGEPVSFQDVSVQLLPNNQIKIFAKAELPNGLVPISLSATLDVERRRRILFQNPAFEGHGVPENLHGISQILTQEFAVVLNNMVDLDRFDLDGVSMRINRLETQGDRLIFSGYAQIEHFPKGG from the coding sequence ATGGTGGGGAGCCATTCTGCGGGAAAAACAGATATGTTTGGCAGCTTCACGGCAAATTCTTCTGGAACTGACTTTGGAGAGCGCATGCTCAATTCAGTTGCCAGTCAATCCATTCGACACTTGTTTTCGGAGTGTGAATCGGTGGATGTGGTTATCCGTTGTAATCCCTCCAGTAAATTGTTACAAGGAAGCATTGATAGTTTTCGAATGAGTGGTCGGAATCTGATAATCCGACGAGATTTTCTGGTTGAAGAAATGTCATTTGAAACTGATGCAGTGGCGATTGATTTCAGTTCACTGCTGAGTGGAAAAATTCGTTTGCGGCAACCAACGCAAGCTGTGGCGCAGGTGACGCTAACCCAAGCAGGAATTAATCATGCATTCACAGCAGAACTGGTGAAGAAGCGGATGCAAAATCTTGATAATCCTGAACTGATGCAGTTTTCTGGTGGAGAACCTGTTTCTTTTCAGGATGTCAGCGTACAGCTTTTACCCAATAACCAGATCAAGATTTTTGCTAAGGCTGAATTACCGAACGGCCTAGTGCCTATTAGCCTATCTGCGACCTTGGATGTCGAACGGCGGCGTCGCATTTTATTTCAAAACCCTGCGTTTGAGGGGCATGGGGTGCCAGAGAACCTGCATGGCATTTCGCAAATTCTGACCCAGGAGTTTGCAGTGGTTTTGAATAATATGGTGGATTTGGATCGATTTGACCTGGATGGAGTATCGATGCGGATTAACCGTCTGGAAACTCAGGGCGATCGCCTGATTTTCAGTGGTTATGCCCAGATTGAGCATTTTCCCAAAGGCGGTTGA
- a CDS encoding hypothetical protein (IMG reference gene:2510096893), whose amino-acid sequence MVINHKFDDLCLLLTTSESRSPRMSAF is encoded by the coding sequence TTGGTTATTAACCATAAATTTGACGATCTCTGTCTACTTTTAACGACATCTGAATCACGCTCTCCTCGTATGAGTGCGTTCTAG